The following proteins are encoded in a genomic region of Pyrus communis chromosome 11, drPyrComm1.1, whole genome shotgun sequence:
- the LOC137708091 gene encoding F-box/kelch-repeat protein At3g06240-like, whose translation MLNKTAEMSQVHDSETPEDRVVEILSRLPPKSLMRFKCIRKSWCTLINGQSFVAKYLSNSVDNKLPSSTCILLNRTQMHVFPDQSWKYETLWSMMNLSNYSDEHNLHYDFTDLNIPFPTEDHHPVQIHSYCNGIVCVITGKSIRILCNPATREFRQLPASCLLLPSPPEGKFQLETIFEGLGFGYDYKAKEYKVVQIIENCEYSDDERRYYHRIALPHTAEVYTTTANSWKEIKIEISSKTYQCYGSEYLKGFCYWLANDGEEYILSFDLGDEIFHIIQLPSRRESGFKFYNIFLCNDSIASFCCCYDPKNEDSTLCEIWVMDDYDGVKSSWTKLLTVGPLKGINENPLAFWKSDALLMVSCNGRVTSYNSSTKNLSYLNIPPILNEVRDFQAVVYVENIVSVK comes from the coding sequence ATGTTGAACAAAACTGCCGAAATGTCCCAGGTGCATGACAGTGAAACTCCTGAAGATAGGGTGGTCGAAATCCTGTCTAGGTTGCCGCCCAAGTCTCTGATGCGATTCAAATGCATACGCAAGTCTTGGTGCActctcatcaatggtcaaagTTTTGTGGCCAAATACCTCAGCAATTCCGTGGACAACAAACTCCCATCCTCCACTTGTATCCTTCTCAACCGTACTCAGATGCACGTTTTCCCGGACCAGAGTTGGAAATATGAAACTTTATGGTCCATGATGAATCTTTCCAATTATAGTGATGAGCACAACCTTCATTATGATTTTACGGACCTAAATATACCGTTTCCAACGGAAGACCATCATCCTGTGCAAATTCACAGTTATTGCAATGGTATTGTATGTGTAATAACAGGGAAAAGTATTCGTATTTTATGCAATCCTGCAACACGGGAATTCAGGCAACTTCCTGCTTCATGCCTTCTTCTACCTTCCCCTCCAGAGGGAAAATTCCAATTGGAGACGATCTTCGAAGGATTAGGATTCGGCTATGATTACAAAGCTAAAGAATACAAGGTTGTgcaaattatagaaaattgtGAGTATTCAGATGATGAGCGAAGATATTATCATCGTATTGCTCTTCCTCACACGGCTGAAGTATACACCACGACTGCTAACTCTTGGAAAGAGATTAAGATTGAGATATCAAGTAAAACCTATCAGTGTTATGGTTCAGAATACTTGAAGGGATTTTGTTATTGGCTTGCCAACGATGGCGAGGAATACATACTTTCATTTGATTTAGGTGACGAAATATTTCATATAATACAATTGCCTTCTAGGAGAGAATCgggttttaaattttataatatttttctgTGTAATGATTCCATTGCTTCGTTTTGCTGTTGTTATGATCCAAAGAATGAGGATTCTACATTATGTGAAATATGGGTAATGGATGATTATGACGGAGTTAAGAGTTCATGGACAAAACTCCTAACCGTTGGGCCCTTAAAGGGCATTAATGAGAATCCATTGGCATTTTGGAAAAGTGACGCGCTTCTTATGGTTTCCTGCAATGGAAGAGTCACCTCTTATAATTCTAGTACCAAAAATCTCAGCTATCTTAATATTCCTCCTATTCTCAATGAGGTTAGAGATTTCCAAGCGGTTGTTTATGTGGAAAATATTGTTTCAGTCAAATGA